The Paenibacillus sp. FSL R7-0204 genome includes a region encoding these proteins:
- a CDS encoding serine hydrolase domain-containing protein, which produces MPSLFADKEALNESIAALMKKNTIPGVALALWHNGKRVHLEGYGFTDHQRRMATGENSVFQLGSISKTLTAWGVMKLVEEKILDLEAPVDTYLNKWKLPSSSFDHSKITLQSLLSHTGGMNITGYLGYPEDQVNTDLLRTRTFERENGLKVIYEPQQGFKYSGGGYSLVQHVIEEVTGMKFDHYMKKNVFEPLGMVESTFLITERVEPRISQSFGGYGFVMPKRYYAEHAAAGMYSSISDISRFLSAHMNDSDNSGFLSPESQTKLRTRIFRKVNYGLGYHIVTFPQNKKMLFHHGTNIGFNSSFAVFPEQGAGIALLTNSVNGSHIINRLLREWVLDIVGENINSYPEGIKMKQQSKIINAMQILCYDRKGLHLTR; this is translated from the coding sequence ATGCCTTCACTTTTTGCTGATAAAGAAGCTCTGAATGAAAGTATTGCAGCACTAATGAAAAAGAATACAATTCCTGGTGTGGCGCTCGCTCTTTGGCACAATGGCAAAAGGGTGCATCTAGAGGGATATGGTTTCACAGATCACCAAAGGCGTATGGCAACCGGAGAGAATTCTGTGTTTCAGTTGGGTTCCATCTCGAAAACCTTGACAGCCTGGGGAGTTATGAAATTGGTTGAAGAAAAAATTCTGGATTTGGAGGCTCCGGTCGATACTTATTTGAATAAATGGAAGCTTCCCTCATCCAGCTTTGATCACAGTAAAATCACCCTTCAGTCACTCTTGAGTCATACGGGCGGGATGAATATCACCGGGTATCTCGGATATCCGGAGGATCAGGTGAATACTGATTTGCTACGCACACGGACTTTTGAGCGGGAGAATGGACTTAAAGTTATTTATGAGCCTCAACAAGGCTTTAAATATTCTGGTGGCGGATATAGCTTAGTGCAGCATGTTATTGAGGAAGTAACAGGAATGAAGTTTGATCATTATATGAAGAAGAACGTTTTTGAACCCTTAGGAATGGTGGAGAGCACATTTCTTATTACCGAACGGGTAGAGCCCAGAATATCGCAATCATTCGGCGGATATGGATTCGTTATGCCGAAAAGGTATTATGCAGAGCATGCTGCTGCAGGTATGTACAGCTCGATTAGCGATATCTCTAGGTTTTTAAGCGCTCATATGAACGATTCGGATAACTCGGGCTTCTTGTCTCCAGAGTCTCAAACCAAACTGAGGACAAGAATTTTCCGCAAAGTAAATTACGGCTTGGGGTATCATATAGTAACCTTTCCGCAAAATAAGAAAATGCTTTTTCATCACGGAACCAATATCGGATTCAACAGCTCTTTTGCGGTCTTTCCAGAGCAGGGAGCTGGAATAGCCCTGTTGACAAACAGTGTAAATGGAAGCCATATCATCAACCGTTTGCTGCGTGAATGGGTTCTGGACATTGTTGGAGAGAATATTAACAGTTATCCCGAAGGTATAAAAATGAAGCAACAGAGCAAGATAATAAACGCCATGCAAATATTGTGCTATGATCGTAAAGGACTTCATTTGACCCGATAG
- a CDS encoding ABC transporter ATP-binding protein produces MKGQDMGEWKLFYRRLLPYLKEYRRLAAISIFCALLFVWIDISLALYMRNLIDYAMESQYRSLIIYIIITVVTVIVGFLTNILSINSSGKFAAYITQVIRNEIVGKIPDLPVTYLEKQKTGEMISRIMQAGETLHYFLKDRLPTYVHQFTRAIVCCFILAFISWRLLLVSLIIFPFAFLISKRLSNSIGKHIVSAQHNAAVSDSVLAESIHGSEIVKAFNIFGFLEGKYKRYLEASIAGNIRALRIESAIIPVSIALGLVPLMFCAVYGGYLAYNDQISVGELMAFIQMQNYLNEALNMLPGLMGEIRKLRDTSNYLFELLEESVEPEFGTDTTVALTPAIHFDEVSFSYGGIPVLQDVSFYVQPGELVAVVGPSGSGKSTLLKLLCGFYTPQAGRIMISEVELGELGGRALRKGVALVSQDSFLFPGTIGENICCFQEADSQRLTQSSEVAGLDIPLDSLAGEGGQLLSGGQRQRVAIARALYKDAPILLLDEATSALDAASEANFIEKQGAWNRNNRCTIAVTHRLASAKDANLILVMEKGRIVQRGTHAELMNSGGLYYQLYIHQSQKGGEYEADLFSNEEVAH; encoded by the coding sequence ATGAAAGGACAAGACATGGGTGAATGGAAATTGTTCTACCGCCGGCTGCTGCCCTACTTAAAAGAATATCGCCGGCTGGCGGCCATCAGCATTTTTTGCGCGTTACTGTTTGTCTGGATCGACATTTCACTAGCTCTATATATGAGGAATTTAATAGACTATGCTATGGAGAGCCAGTATCGGAGTTTGATCATTTATATTATTATTACGGTTGTTACTGTAATTGTTGGTTTTCTGACTAATATTCTTAGCATTAACAGCTCAGGCAAATTTGCCGCCTACATTACGCAAGTAATTCGAAACGAAATCGTTGGGAAAATTCCTGATTTGCCGGTAACTTATTTGGAGAAACAAAAAACGGGTGAAATGATATCCCGGATCATGCAAGCAGGTGAGACCCTTCACTACTTTTTAAAGGACCGGCTTCCGACATATGTTCACCAATTCACTAGAGCAATCGTATGCTGCTTCATACTGGCGTTTATCAGTTGGAGATTGCTGCTGGTCAGCTTAATAATATTCCCGTTTGCTTTCTTAATCAGTAAACGATTGAGCAATTCCATAGGCAAGCATATTGTTTCGGCTCAGCACAATGCCGCCGTCAGTGATTCGGTGCTGGCAGAGAGTATTCATGGCAGCGAGATTGTAAAAGCATTTAACATTTTCGGTTTTTTGGAAGGCAAATACAAACGATATCTGGAAGCTTCGATAGCCGGAAATATTCGGGCATTGAGAATTGAGAGCGCCATTATTCCAGTAAGCATTGCCCTTGGGTTGGTTCCTTTGATGTTCTGTGCGGTATATGGCGGGTATTTGGCATATAATGACCAGATTTCGGTAGGGGAGTTAATGGCGTTCATTCAAATGCAGAATTATTTAAACGAAGCACTCAATATGTTGCCTGGCTTAATGGGCGAGATCCGTAAATTAAGAGACACCTCTAATTATTTGTTTGAGCTTCTGGAGGAGAGCGTTGAACCGGAGTTTGGGACGGATACTACAGTGGCATTGACCCCGGCCATTCATTTTGACGAAGTTTCCTTTTCCTATGGAGGGATACCGGTTCTTCAGGATGTAAGCTTCTATGTGCAGCCTGGAGAACTGGTTGCGGTTGTAGGACCTAGCGGCAGCGGGAAGAGCACACTGCTCAAATTGTTGTGCGGTTTCTATACACCTCAGGCCGGCCGGATCATGATTTCGGAAGTGGAGCTCGGGGAGTTGGGAGGCAGAGCATTGCGCAAAGGTGTAGCGCTTGTTTCTCAGGACTCCTTTTTATTCCCGGGAACTATTGGTGAGAATATTTGTTGTTTCCAGGAAGCCGATTCCCAAAGGCTGACTCAGTCTTCGGAAGTGGCGGGCCTGGATATCCCACTCGATAGCTTGGCTGGTGAGGGAGGTCAATTGTTATCCGGCGGGCAGCGCCAGCGGGTTGCTATAGCTAGGGCGCTCTATAAAGATGCTCCGATCCTGCTTTTGGATGAAGCCACATCTGCGCTTGATGCAGCATCAGAAGCCAATTTTATTGAGAAGCAGGGAGCATGGAACAGGAACAACCGTTGTACTATTGCAGTGACCCACAGATTAGCTTCAGCCAAAGATGCGAACCTCATTCTTGTGATGGAAAAGGGGCGGATCGTTCAAAGAGGGACACACGCAGAATTAATGAATTCTGGCGGTCTCTACTATCAATTGTACATCCACCAGTCACAAAAGGGAGGGGAGTATGAGGCCGACCTATTCTCCAATGAGGAGGTTGCCCATTGA
- a CDS encoding amidase family protein yields the protein MSKLKRLRRTKRQVIATSIALSVIASGVIPFQTADALTRVTSSSGTVWEIHDAFAPSLDTGSLRTVGTTQVQGFGNIFVKVSSPTASLMNGQMMRGFDLKYDGVNRFTSSQSVNLGNVTVTRDVYVDTINNRTRFFDTFTNKNDMAVKVDVSFGGSLGYGTAANASVVKATYSNDLEVTTDDSWIVVDSSARNNKPLGIAVGSPHPFSNGLTALGNQQQNPFTTPLAKSGNEANFYGFINTLNLEPGQSKSLVNFVQVGEAGEAGLNNLIATLNGFNQQLDVSGLTPAQIRSISNWDISGIEGLNTGDILFIPEAPAAQSFITSSPYDVVNKSIAQMQQDMISGTTTSVQITQAYLDRIKAYDMGQLGFHAFLHVSETALAQAKAADDARAQGAKGDLLGIPIAIKDIYDTKDMPTTGGSKALEGWRPESDAFQVNKLREAGAVIIGKVNTSEFANSGSFSESGWMQTWNALYPSKTSFGSSGGSAVSVAADFAAAAMGSQTGVSLYAPTTGASLKSFRGTDGMASTTGVLPLTWGQDYAGPIAKTVTDLAIMLNATTGTDPQDIFTVTADADHKRPENWKEALDAGALKGKKIGYIPASFVSSYADDDTGQAVMNKFSELQAAGATMVEMSTMPSAPTRPQGINGSTEGWARYIELHKAFPYADGASVLASDKVLIYNQRGYTAPTRMTEQAVQDYIKYRTDYKEVIKGWMDENGVDAIVYAGFISDVYNNDASASQLSSDRGTGVLTSNVGLPTVVVPVGTNDSGYSISMQLVGRAWDDAKVLGMGYALEQHSQARLLTAFAPALPYVSNPTTPDPTDNEPSNPSPGGGTVTPPATPTPTPVPTATPAPAETTTPTPKPEVVSFTDTLNHWAKASIDLLISKGLLTGYSDGSFRPDSGLTRAEAIKVITTYMGLEGQASSFTDVSGAHWANKYIGAAASAGLMNGYSDGTFRPNTKISRSELATLITRAFKLTGTGSTSFKDVKKEAWYYNSIDALASNKIITGYEDSTFKPAKDITRAEFATMVARLLESGK from the coding sequence ATGAGTAAGTTAAAACGTCTGCGTAGAACCAAGAGGCAAGTTATAGCTACTTCCATTGCGTTATCTGTTATTGCTTCGGGAGTCATTCCGTTTCAAACGGCTGATGCTTTAACCAGGGTTACTTCATCAAGTGGCACCGTATGGGAGATTCACGATGCTTTTGCCCCCAGCTTGGACACTGGAAGCTTGCGTACCGTTGGTACTACCCAAGTGCAAGGGTTCGGCAACATTTTTGTGAAGGTATCCTCGCCTACAGCTTCCCTGATGAATGGACAAATGATGCGCGGGTTTGACCTCAAGTACGATGGTGTTAATAGATTCACTTCGTCTCAATCTGTCAATCTGGGAAATGTAACGGTTACTCGTGATGTGTATGTGGACACTATCAATAACCGGACGAGATTCTTTGATACTTTTACCAATAAGAATGATATGGCTGTAAAGGTTGACGTATCCTTCGGAGGCTCCTTAGGATATGGCACAGCGGCCAATGCTTCAGTCGTCAAGGCAACCTACTCCAATGATCTGGAGGTCACTACGGATGATTCATGGATTGTGGTCGATAGCAGTGCCAGAAACAATAAACCTCTAGGTATTGCAGTCGGGTCTCCACATCCATTTAGTAATGGATTAACCGCTCTTGGGAATCAGCAGCAGAATCCATTCACTACACCTCTCGCCAAGTCCGGTAATGAGGCGAACTTCTATGGCTTCATTAATACCTTGAATCTTGAACCGGGCCAGTCGAAATCCCTGGTCAATTTTGTACAAGTTGGAGAAGCTGGGGAAGCTGGGCTGAACAATCTGATTGCTACGCTTAACGGATTTAATCAGCAGTTGGATGTGTCCGGCTTAACCCCTGCACAGATCCGCTCCATCAGTAACTGGGATATCTCAGGTATAGAGGGACTTAATACCGGAGATATCCTGTTCATTCCAGAGGCTCCTGCAGCGCAAAGCTTCATCACTTCCTCCCCCTACGATGTTGTGAATAAATCCATTGCACAGATGCAGCAGGATATGATTAGCGGTACAACGACTTCTGTCCAAATTACTCAAGCGTATCTGGATCGAATTAAGGCTTACGATATGGGCCAACTCGGCTTCCATGCCTTCCTCCATGTATCCGAAACTGCGCTGGCCCAAGCCAAAGCAGCTGACGATGCCCGTGCACAAGGCGCCAAGGGTGATCTGCTGGGAATTCCGATTGCGATCAAAGATATCTATGACACCAAGGATATGCCGACTACAGGCGGCAGTAAAGCACTTGAAGGCTGGCGGCCGGAATCGGATGCCTTCCAGGTGAATAAGCTGCGGGAAGCCGGCGCTGTCATTATTGGCAAAGTCAATACTTCGGAGTTCGCGAACAGCGGAAGCTTCAGTGAAAGCGGCTGGATGCAGACATGGAATGCGCTCTATCCATCCAAAACCTCTTTTGGCTCCAGCGGCGGATCAGCAGTATCGGTTGCAGCTGATTTCGCAGCGGCAGCTATGGGATCGCAGACAGGGGTATCCCTTTATGCCCCTACGACAGGTGCCAGCCTAAAAAGCTTCCGTGGTACAGACGGCATGGCGAGTACGACAGGTGTGCTGCCGCTCACTTGGGGACAGGATTATGCGGGGCCTATTGCCAAAACCGTAACAGACCTGGCTATTATGCTGAACGCTACAACGGGTACAGATCCGCAGGATATTTTCACCGTAACTGCAGATGCAGATCATAAACGTCCGGAGAACTGGAAGGAAGCCCTGGATGCCGGCGCATTGAAAGGAAAGAAAATCGGCTATATCCCCGCATCCTTTGTCTCCAGCTACGCAGATGATGATACCGGACAAGCGGTAATGAATAAGTTCTCAGAGCTTCAGGCCGCAGGCGCGACAATGGTTGAGATGTCAACAATGCCATCAGCCCCTACCCGCCCTCAGGGCATCAACGGCTCTACAGAAGGTTGGGCGCGCTACATCGAGCTTCACAAAGCTTTCCCTTATGCGGATGGAGCAAGTGTGCTCGCCTCAGATAAGGTGCTTATCTATAATCAGAGAGGGTATACCGCGCCTACGCGGATGACAGAACAGGCTGTACAGGATTACATCAAGTACAGAACTGATTATAAGGAAGTTATCAAAGGCTGGATGGACGAGAATGGCGTGGATGCTATTGTATATGCAGGTTTCATTAGTGACGTATATAACAATGATGCATCAGCCTCTCAGTTAAGCTCGGACCGGGGCACAGGCGTATTAACGTCGAATGTCGGTCTCCCTACAGTAGTGGTTCCTGTAGGAACGAACGACAGCGGATATTCGATCTCGATGCAGCTTGTGGGCAGAGCGTGGGACGATGCCAAAGTTCTAGGTATGGGTTATGCGCTTGAGCAGCACAGTCAAGCCAGACTGCTTACCGCCTTTGCTCCAGCACTTCCATACGTCTCAAACCCTACTACTCCTGATCCAACAGATAATGAACCAAGCAATCCAAGCCCTGGAGGAGGTACCGTAACTCCACCGGCAACACCAACACCAACGCCAGTACCTACTGCTACACCAGCTCCAGCAGAAACAACAACACCAACACCTAAGCCGGAAGTGGTCAGTTTCACAGATACACTGAATCATTGGGCAAAGGCAAGCATTGACCTGCTGATTTCCAAAGGATTACTAACAGGGTATTCCGATGGCAGCTTCCGCCCGGATTCAGGTCTGACCCGTGCCGAGGCCATTAAGGTCATTACAACGTACATGGGACTTGAAGGACAAGCAAGCAGCTTCACGGATGTATCTGGAGCGCATTGGGCGAACAAATATATCGGCGCAGCGGCCAGTGCAGGCCTGATGAACGGTTACAGTGATGGCACCTTCCGCCCCAATACGAAGATTAGCCGCAGTGAATTAGCAACACTAATCACCAGAGCGTTCAAGCTGACAGGTACCGGAAGCACATCGTTCAAAGATGTTAAAAAAGAGGCCTGGTATTATAACTCCATTGATGCACTCGCATCGAATAAAATTATTACTGGATACGAAGACAGTACCTTTAAGCCTGCAAAGGATATTACCCGGGCAGAGTTTGCTACTATGGTGGCGAGGTTGCTGGAGAGTGGGAAATAA
- a CDS encoding MTP-1 family protein, giving the protein MSLYQQKQEFEATKTVYESATLVFKNVDGFDVYNISIPFERAGKRYLFGRVERREEWARSWVRLFEQTGQDEWTLVENSMIYTLEDPFISEIGDELVLGGTHVQYQSGKYSTFFGYFYRGTDLHDLYYFTTGPNKMKDIRLVALADGRIGVFSRPRGHEVKGQYGSESMIGFTVIDKLEDLTAEVIENAPYIDGIFGAGEWGGVNQAYLLSSGKIGIIGHICYSHKDENGQEIKVYLNMAFVFDPVTRESHDLHLIGSRSCYPPGPAKLPYLTDCVFSSGIVMREDGKADLYSGVGDCQAGRITIDYPFERYGRIV; this is encoded by the coding sequence TTGAGCCTGTATCAGCAAAAACAAGAATTTGAAGCGACCAAAACCGTTTATGAAAGCGCAACCCTGGTTTTTAAAAACGTGGACGGATTTGATGTCTATAATATTTCGATTCCTTTTGAACGGGCTGGCAAACGCTACTTGTTCGGCCGGGTAGAACGCCGGGAGGAATGGGCCCGCTCCTGGGTCCGGCTGTTCGAGCAGACAGGCCAGGATGAATGGACCCTGGTGGAAAACAGCATGATCTACACGCTGGAGGACCCGTTTATCAGCGAAATAGGAGATGAACTTGTATTGGGCGGAACGCATGTGCAATATCAAAGCGGCAAATACAGCACGTTTTTCGGATATTTTTACCGGGGGACGGACCTCCACGATTTGTACTACTTCACTACCGGTCCTAACAAAATGAAGGATATCCGTCTGGTTGCTCTGGCGGACGGCAGAATCGGCGTCTTCTCGCGTCCGCGGGGCCATGAGGTGAAGGGCCAATATGGCAGTGAATCCATGATCGGCTTCACGGTGATTGACAAGCTGGAGGATTTGACTGCTGAAGTCATTGAGAATGCACCTTACATTGATGGTATCTTCGGAGCAGGCGAATGGGGAGGCGTCAATCAGGCTTACCTGCTGAGCAGCGGCAAAATCGGAATCATCGGCCATATCTGTTATTCGCATAAGGATGAGAATGGGCAGGAAATCAAGGTATATTTGAACATGGCCTTCGTCTTTGATCCCGTGACCCGGGAATCCCATGACCTGCATCTGATCGGAAGCCGTTCCTGCTACCCGCCCGGACCTGCCAAGTTACCCTATTTGACGGACTGCGTCTTCTCTTCGGGGATCGTGATGCGCGAAGACGGCAAGGCCGATCTGTACAGCGGGGTTGGCGACTGCCAGGCCGGGCGGATTACGATTGACTATCCGTTCGAACGCTATGGACGCATTGTCTAG
- a CDS encoding glycoside hydrolase family 130 protein — protein sequence MSYNNTPVIGALASSPLIRRHPANPVLDAARVPYPTALVFNAGVVKFGGRYVMVFRNDYGSLEKQTLEPSHTTDLGIAFSEDGIHWTAGPKPVFKLHDEEFVRGYDPRLTVIGGRCYMCFAVDTRHGIRGGIAVTDDFESFEILSLSTPDLRNMVLFPEKINGNFVRLERPFTVYSRGGKDRFDTWIAESPDLIYWGRSDLLLAVEQVPFANDKIGPAAPPVKTDKGWLTTFHAVDVDPARGKNGWEPSWKKRYTAGIMLLDLNNPKKILGMSASPLLAPEAPYEVGGGFRNDVIFPGGMILEDDGEVKIYYGAADTVECLATAHVDDLIRLCLGE from the coding sequence ATGAGTTATAACAATACACCCGTCATTGGGGCTTTGGCTTCCAGTCCGCTCATCCGCCGTCATCCGGCTAACCCTGTGCTGGATGCGGCGCGGGTCCCTTATCCCACCGCACTTGTGTTCAACGCGGGAGTCGTTAAGTTTGGCGGCCGGTATGTAATGGTATTCCGCAATGACTACGGCTCTCTTGAGAAGCAGACCCTTGAGCCGTCTCATACAACGGATCTCGGTATCGCTTTCAGTGAAGACGGGATTCACTGGACGGCCGGCCCCAAGCCGGTATTCAAGCTGCATGACGAAGAGTTTGTGCGCGGATATGATCCGCGTCTGACGGTGATCGGCGGCCGTTGCTATATGTGCTTCGCTGTAGATACGCGGCATGGTATCCGAGGCGGGATTGCAGTCACGGATGACTTCGAATCCTTTGAAATCTTGAGCTTGTCTACGCCGGACCTGCGGAATATGGTGCTGTTCCCGGAGAAGATCAACGGCAACTTTGTGCGGCTGGAGCGGCCGTTCACCGTATACAGCCGCGGAGGCAAGGACCGGTTCGACACCTGGATTGCGGAGTCGCCGGATCTGATCTACTGGGGACGTTCCGACCTGTTACTGGCGGTGGAGCAGGTCCCGTTCGCCAATGACAAAATCGGTCCGGCAGCACCGCCGGTGAAGACGGATAAGGGCTGGCTGACCACCTTCCATGCGGTGGATGTCGATCCCGCCAGAGGGAAGAACGGCTGGGAGCCATCCTGGAAGAAGCGGTATACGGCAGGCATTATGCTGCTTGACCTGAACAATCCGAAGAAAATCCTCGGAATGAGCGCCTCGCCACTGCTCGCCCCGGAAGCCCCCTACGAAGTGGGCGGAGGCTTCCGCAATGATGTCATCTTCCCCGGCGGCATGATCCTGGAGGACGATGGCGAAGTCAAAATCTATTACGGTGCTGCTGACACTGTGGAATGTTTGGCGACCGCGCATGTCGATGATCTGATCAGGCTTTGTTTGGGAGAGTAA
- the fabD gene encoding ACP S-malonyltransferase, with product MKIALLFPGQGAQYIGMGKKWFDSYEVAAKTFKECDSVLGLPLSRLCFEGDEKELMQTENAQPAILTASIAAYRIYREEGGPQPHYLAGHSLGEFTSLVVSGAISFANAVQLVRIRGQLMSEASIGIAGAMSAVSGTDKELVEHVCRACSDETAQVAVSNYNSKSQWVISGHGSAVSRAEEQLQASGARTLRLTVSAPFHSPLMEEASLKYKAVLDKMDFNPLTIPVISNVHARPYLNKESIPAFLSRQIIEPVRWSETMQFLASKGMETAVELGPRKVLKNLFKDFPSIRTFAFDSEEDLQEWKALNVSKDLSAEDATLKLISRCLAIAVCTRNRNWDQEAYQKGVLEPYRRIKEMEEQLTREGKPAGADKVQEAIDMLRSVFVTKLTPAAEQKERFEQLLQETQISRVYPQFHDLANPELCNI from the coding sequence ATGAAAATTGCACTGCTTTTTCCAGGACAAGGGGCGCAATATATAGGGATGGGGAAAAAATGGTTTGACAGTTATGAAGTTGCCGCCAAAACATTCAAGGAATGTGACAGTGTCTTGGGGCTCCCCCTTTCCCGCTTGTGTTTTGAAGGCGATGAAAAGGAATTGATGCAGACAGAGAATGCCCAGCCGGCGATTCTGACCGCAAGCATTGCCGCGTACCGTATATACCGAGAAGAAGGAGGTCCTCAGCCCCATTATCTGGCAGGTCACAGTCTCGGAGAGTTTACTTCACTTGTGGTTAGCGGGGCAATTTCATTCGCAAATGCTGTTCAACTGGTCCGTATTAGAGGGCAGCTTATGAGCGAGGCCAGCATTGGCATCGCTGGTGCAATGTCTGCAGTATCTGGGACGGATAAGGAGCTGGTTGAGCATGTTTGCAGAGCATGCTCGGATGAAACGGCGCAGGTGGCTGTCTCCAATTATAATTCAAAGTCCCAGTGGGTGATCTCAGGGCATGGGTCTGCGGTGTCGCGGGCGGAGGAACAACTGCAGGCTTCAGGAGCCAGGACGCTCCGGTTAACGGTCAGTGCCCCTTTCCATAGTCCACTTATGGAAGAGGCCTCGTTAAAATATAAAGCTGTGCTGGACAAGATGGATTTCAACCCGTTGACTATTCCCGTCATTTCCAATGTACATGCCAGACCTTATTTGAACAAAGAAAGTATACCTGCATTTTTGTCGAGACAAATCATTGAACCCGTTCGTTGGAGCGAAACCATGCAATTTCTCGCTTCAAAGGGAATGGAGACGGCCGTGGAGCTGGGCCCAAGAAAAGTTTTGAAAAACCTGTTTAAAGATTTCCCCTCTATTCGGACATTTGCCTTTGACAGCGAGGAAGATTTGCAGGAATGGAAGGCTTTGAATGTTTCGAAGGATTTGAGTGCAGAGGATGCTACATTAAAGCTGATCAGCCGGTGTCTGGCAATCGCCGTATGCACTCGCAACCGTAATTGGGATCAAGAAGCGTATCAAAAAGGAGTGCTGGAGCCATACCGCCGGATCAAGGAAATGGAAGAGCAATTAACCAGGGAAGGTAAACCAGCCGGTGCCGATAAGGTTCAGGAGGCCATTGACATGCTGCGAAGTGTGTTTGTAACCAAACTAACGCCTGCTGCTGAACAGAAGGAAAGGTTTGAGCAATTGCTTCAAGAAACACAAATCAGCAGGGTTTATCCGCAGTTTCACGATTTGGCCAATCCTGAGTTGTGCAACATATAA
- a CDS encoding ABC transporter ATP-binding protein — protein MQKSNLWLKLFALIHKDKFLYAVSIIFKSAGEAGLYIAVGLVIRNVVNAAVNNSRDSLIQALWIAFLQTFLCALVMFSAHFLYNRVVYHSIGHIKMSLFQKVLHFPEDTLKNKHSGEVLSRVINDVGVIHRVFTSSLYSLIYALVFGLGSLTVMLILNWRYALVFSFFGVILSWLNSRMSQGVHSTASRLQQHIGKMTEKMTDTINGANTIKMYQMKKWMVREYSENNLKATSADLDNNFKYALLDSTNYIFSWIVQVSLIVIGCLLLLDGKSQLGELLAIGQLLYGVNFMLNNIGRFMMDFKASEPAVNRVLELMEERTERSGAEVADGTGSLPQAVNEKRGIKLDNIGFTHRNGKKVLDQASLSVEQGELAALIGPSGEGKSTVIKLLMGFYEPLKGDISAAGQSLAESDLELWRSNIAYVPQNSFLFEGSIAENIRFGKPEASDEEIATVAERACAHEFIMELPEGYGTIISENSTNLSGGQRQRIALARAFIKTAPVLLLDEATSALDFETEKRIIQSLNKLKGKQTVLMISHRPTAYTGFSHVFTLRQGKVERL, from the coding sequence ATGCAGAAATCCAATTTATGGCTTAAGCTGTTTGCCCTAATTCATAAAGATAAATTTTTATACGCGGTATCCATCATATTTAAAAGCGCCGGCGAAGCAGGATTATACATTGCTGTTGGTTTAGTCATCCGGAATGTAGTAAACGCCGCAGTGAATAACAGCAGAGACTCGCTAATACAGGCGCTGTGGATAGCGTTTCTGCAGACGTTTTTGTGCGCACTGGTTATGTTCAGTGCACATTTTCTGTATAATCGGGTAGTTTATCATTCAATTGGACATATAAAAATGTCATTGTTTCAGAAAGTTCTTCATTTTCCCGAAGATACCTTAAAGAATAAGCATAGTGGAGAGGTACTTTCCCGAGTTATCAACGATGTTGGGGTGATCCACAGAGTATTTACCAGCAGTCTATATTCTTTGATCTATGCCCTTGTGTTCGGCTTGGGATCTTTAACCGTCATGCTGATTCTGAACTGGCGATATGCCCTGGTCTTTTCCTTTTTTGGAGTCATATTGTCGTGGTTGAACAGTCGGATGTCGCAAGGCGTTCATTCAACGGCAAGCCGGTTGCAGCAGCATATAGGGAAAATGACGGAGAAAATGACCGATACAATCAATGGAGCCAACACCATAAAAATGTACCAGATGAAAAAATGGATGGTTCGGGAATACTCGGAGAATAACCTGAAGGCTACTAGTGCGGATCTGGATAATAATTTCAAATATGCGTTGTTGGACAGCACAAATTATATATTTAGTTGGATTGTCCAAGTCTCTCTTATTGTTATCGGCTGCTTACTTCTACTGGATGGGAAATCTCAGCTTGGAGAACTGCTGGCTATTGGACAACTGCTTTACGGAGTTAACTTTATGTTGAATAATATCGGCAGATTTATGATGGATTTTAAGGCTTCTGAACCGGCAGTAAACCGGGTACTGGAGTTAATGGAAGAGCGAACGGAGAGAAGCGGCGCTGAAGTAGCGGACGGAACCGGCAGTCTTCCCCAGGCGGTGAATGAAAAAAGAGGCATAAAACTGGATAACATAGGCTTCACACACAGAAACGGTAAAAAAGTGCTGGATCAAGCGAGTCTGTCTGTCGAGCAAGGAGAGCTTGCCGCATTGATTGGACCCAGTGGAGAGGGCAAGAGTACCGTAATAAAACTGCTGATGGGTTTCTATGAACCATTGAAGGGTGACATTTCCGCCGCAGGACAATCGCTAGCAGAGTCCGATTTAGAGCTCTGGAGAAGCAATATCGCATATGTACCTCAGAATAGCTTTTTGTTTGAAGGGAGTATTGCAGAGAATATCCGGTTCGGCAAACCAGAGGCCAGTGATGAAGAAATCGCCACGGTCGCTGAAAGAGCGTGTGCTCATGAGTTCATTATGGAGCTGCCGGAAGGATATGGCACGATAATCAGTGAAAACAGCACTAACTTATCTGGAGGGCAAAGACAGCGGATTGCTCTCGCCAGAGCCTTCATTAAAACGGCGCCTGTACTGCTGTTGGATGAAGCTACCTCGGCGCTGGATTTCGAGACGGAGAAACGAATTATCCAATCGCTGAACAAGTTGAAGGGCAAGCAAACCGTGCTGATGATTTCACATCGTCCTACCGCATATACCGGGTTCTCACATGTTTTCACGCTACGGCAAGGCAAAGTGGAGAGATTATAG